The Gossypium hirsutum isolate 1008001.06 chromosome A03, Gossypium_hirsutum_v2.1, whole genome shotgun sequence genome contains the following window.
tTATAAAGACTAAGTTTTTTAGAGTTTGCAAATGTATTTCCTAACAATATActtttagggtttgaatttaaattaatgtAATATATCTTATTATTGCATTTAATACTTTACTAATGTAATATATCTTATTATTGCATTTAATACTTTATCTCTGAACGTTTTTGAAGTTTTGGGTTATCTTTGATGGAAATAGTTTAGTAGGGTATAATAGAGTTGCATTCGAAAGGGCAAACGTGTTTCTATCAAACCAACGAAATCAGTAGCAACAAATGACTAAAGAGTTGATAAACACAAATACTGGCCATCTCCTATTTCAAGTTGCGAGAGCCACTGTCCCTTATTGTTGTTTCAAATTGAGAAAAGAGATAAAGAGAGAGAAAGAGGGGAGGAGATGAGTCCAAAGAGGATGGCAGAGAAACTGATAGAGAACTTTCAATGCTCCTTTTCTCCACCTTCACTCAACCAGCCTCTCTATTGCAGTCCCAAACTCAAGTCTTACAATTTTCTAAAGCTTTAGTTATCTTCCCATCTGAAACATTGTTCACCTCATATTTTTTCCTGTCTTTCTCTGTCGGTACCATCCATGTAGGTTTCATCTTctaccccttttttttttccttctttttttcctttttactgTCTTTCTCTACCATCTCctaattaattgatttttctattttggttTTGCAGGAGACCTGAGAAGAACCCCCTAGACCTCAACAACTTGCCCGACGAATACACTAGGGATGGTAAACAGGTGTTTGAGGAAGGGTCCTCTGGTATATATCTGCTACTATGATATTAGTAATAAGCCTTGAATAAAACAACaatgaagaaaatatatttacacacatatatatacacacactctGGTTCTCGTCCTAGATTTGAATAGAAAagatatgttttctttttcttttgcttcaCGCTTTTCAACACTCTATATAGAGTGGCCTAGCTGTGTTTATAAACTTCAAAAGGAGGACAAGTTTAATATAAAAGGAAGAGGTGGAAAAGGAAAGAGCAAGAGATTGAGGGTTtgaaacttaaaataatttttgtcgGGTTTGGATGGATTAGGGTTGGGGGTTTGGGGCAAGAATGCTGTCGTGGGAAGAGCtttaattggtgttgtttgaAGCAGGCTATAGGACAAAGAAAAGCGGCGGCAGGGATGGGAAAGATGAGTGCGGGAAGGTCTATGAATGTAGGTTTTGTTCGCTCAAGTTTTGCAAATCTCAAGCTCTTGGGGGACACATGAACCGCCATCGCCAAGGCAAGTCATTTCACTTGTTTATTCCCACATGGTTTTTGAGGTAGATTAGCTAGGTCACTATCTTTACACACTTTGGGGATTCGTCAAAGGTTGTTATAATGACGATGGCTTGGTCACATCGATCTTGATGAAAACTATATATGCTGGTTTTGTTGCTGAATTTCTTGGTCTGGTTGTGACActagtgttttattttatttgatttgatttgattgcTGTTGTTGGGTGGTCAGAAAGGGAGACAGAGACACTGAACCGGGCTCGGCAGCTGGTTTTCAGTAACGATAACTTGGCCACCCCAGGGAATCCAGGGTATGTTCCTTCAAGATTGACACATATGTATAGAGACGGATTTTTTCTGCTACTCCAATTTTCATCTTCATCCTTTATTACTTCATTTTGCGGTTGCTGATGTTCCAATGACTGCAGCTACCATCCAAGCTACCATCCCGCAGGCAATCTCGGTGATCCAACACTCCCATTTAGAACATTTTGCCCACCAAGATTGTTTTCTGCTTCATCAAATTTGATGCCTCCAACTCCAATATTACAGCCACCGCAACCATATTTACAACCATCGCCCTCACGCCTCAGCTCCTCCCACCTTCCCCAATACCCAGCTCACTCAGTCAACGACTACTATGTAGGACATGCCCTCGGAAGCAGCACTTTGTCACATTCACAATATCATCCCCAAAACCTAAACTATCTGGGTGTATCCGACTCTAATTACACTTGCATTGGAGCCCCAGTAGGAAATGGGTTCGGTCATGGTTCAACCCGTGGAGCGGATTTGATCGGGTCAGGACGAGTAGCTTCTGGTTTTAGAGACGTGACACAGAAGCATTTGGATCATCCTCCAACCAATCGATTTCAAGATGGGTTCTAAAAATTGTTTCATCTTTATCTTCTCCTTTAGAAAGATTTTTCTTATGTTTATCAAGTATTTATCTGGTTTGCACACAGCGCCCAAAAAGAAACTTAACAAGCTAACAAATGGTTTCAAGCAAGTGTCGGGCGGATCATACATGGGAAAGAGGTGGATCGAGTCATGAATTTGTAAACTAAAGGTTTTCTTTCGCTTAATAAAATCTGTGATAGCCCATTGATAAGAGTGTACTCATCCTACAAGTTACGTATTGAGCTTAAGTCGCAAAGATTTCTTGTTCATGATGAGTTagctatttgtgaaaaaaaaatgtagCAAGTGATATTAGAATCCATCAAGGATAATTATTTAAATGCcatgagcatgaattaaaaaaaaatgaaatgtgtgaTTGTAACATTATTCGGTAATTATCACATGTAAAAAATTCTTCACTGGAATAAGTACtcttattcatataaaaataaataaaaggatttTGATAATTGTAGCCTCACCTATAAATTTGATAATACAAGTTCTAACCCTAAGAAGGAGAGTTTTACTTGTAACACTTTAAACCCCATAAAAGTTAATCTCAACTTGATTTGGGTACaccttaaattttaataatatatattagattataaattaataaaaaaagctttataaaaaaattacttaaaataattaaaatgttttcataaaatttagttaatatGTGACATAATCTATATAAAGCAGGTCAGGATCAAAATCCCTCGTAAAGAGCCGGTGCAATAAAGACTAAACAAAccatttaaaaagtaaataaaataactttttttttatattacatgatttgtcaaataaaaatatatattagtaatGGAACGTGTGGACAGAAGAGAGGCGAAAGTTTTTGGTTTATGTACAGAGATTGTGGCAGCTTTTTGAGCACGTGGACAGTCTCGACTAGTTTGGCTTTGGGCTTTGGGGATTGGGGGTTGTATTGAGCCGACTGTGGGTAACCGGGGACTATAGCTAGGCTGTGGGGTATATAGTTACATATGAACTGAAAATTTCTAGCCCTCATTTtgcatttgaattttttttatgatgcattagttttctttttttgtcaAATTCTGTAATTAAACTCTGTATTTTAcgtaaattttgaatttagtacttatactttaatttgttcattttcaatcTTTATAACTTTAGAATTTGAAAAATTTAGTCTTAaccaaataataattattaatttcattaagtaagttctgttatttttaaaatttgatgtgtcAAACATTTTATcacatgtaaaaaatatattatctgtttgttattttcacatattactcataAAAAATCAGTTAATATATTTAAAGATTGTCGTTTGCATTGAggtaaaaattttgaagtttaaaaaatataactaCTAAGAATAATCCAATTGGTGAACAtgactaaatttataattttacatataaTACAAGACTAATGAcgtaatttaaccaaaaaatttaattgttaccATTGAGAcagaacttaaattttaaaattatgaaaaatataggaattaaaattaattaaattaaagtataatcaCTAAATCCACAATTTATTATAAGTCTAATGGCGaaatttaacttttctttttcatcGTTGCATGtgaatatacacatatatatttttatataaaaataatatatgtaatatttaaaataaataatattatatagatAAAAGAAGCTTGAGTCATAACTTAAGTAAtcatacaatatttaaaaatatatgtatgcaGTAAGCCCTCctttaaatacatataaaaattgaataatatataaaactattaaaaatgatattaaatttagaattatataaaagatgaattataatattaaattaaaaataaaaaataaagcaacaataattataataattcattataaataagaaatatatttacactaaattaataaatacgTTTAATAACAAACAAGTAATTGGGTGTAATAGTAAGACACCCATCTCATATGTTTTCAActtcaagtaaaattaataatatcttaataatatatttgtcatGCCTTAAAATATTGCAATGAGTAGATAAGAAATATGTTTTAGGTTTGATGgctaaaagaaatttttttcccTAAAAGTCCTAGGTTTGAAACCCACTCCtcccatttcttttccttttattttcagcaaTCTAATATAAAGGTTacactaaaatatatattgttgGGGATAAAACCTAACAAGAAATGGGTAATAATCCAACGGTTAAGCATTAGTTTCCTTCTCTAAGTGACCTAGGTCTGAGCCACTCTCTTCTCTCCATTTTTTTCGACCTAAAACTTTGGGATATTTACCCTTGCCGCCCTAAGGTTTCAAACCCTAGACAAttcaaccattttttttattaaattaggatTTTGCTCTCTTTTCAAACCCtaggattttttttctaaaggtgtgtgttcttttacaagtgaatcGTGGCAAACTATGTCTAGGATTAGGGCCACACGGCcccccacacggccatgtgccctataaaccctaggttagttcgtgaaccacacggccaagaacctcccacacggtcgtgtccctctTGTAGGTTAATCTTTGCAATTGCCACACGATTACAGTCTGTTACATGACCTAGCCACATGGTCGTATAACCCCTCTAGACGTCTTATAGCATTGCACACGGTCGTGGGACCCTTGCTTTACAATTTTTCTCAGAATTTCGtgaataattcaatttagtccctgcatAATCCCTAAATTGCCTTTAGACATTTTATTCACACAATTGAGTCCCTGATATTATGAATATGTTAGAATCTGTGAATTGATAACTGATTTGCTACTGTTATGATGTCTGATATGTGACCGTTATATGTTTACTATCACTGTATTTTTTACGAACTATTATTGTTGTTGACACTACTGTATTACcgaatacatgttaagcatgcctaCTGCTATTGTTGAACCAAATACATGTTAAGCATACCTACTATTACTGTTAAACTGAATACATGATAAGCATGTCTAATGTTACTGTTGAACTAAaaacatgttaagcatgtctaatatttttacaaaatactATTCCAAGCATGTCAtactgcattgcatggggtgagaCGATTGTACGAAGGAAGTATTAGCAATTTAATAATCTGCAACactggtggttcatccacaaatTACTGGCAGCTTTCATTTGTAAATATTTGTGCATCCATAACAAGTGGCAGTTTATTTGCAAACATATGGTTCAATCACGAACCAAGTGGTAGCTTGTCtacaaactattttttaaaaatattggtgGTTCATCTGCAATTTTTACTACTGGCAGTTATCTGCAAATattggtggttcatccacaaactgaAGTGTTATGGTTGGAAGAGTTCTGGGGAGCTCTTACTGAGGAGTGTAGCGGAGTATGGATAGGATCTTTCTTATTATTTAAGCATTGCATTGACTTTCATAAGCATGCTCGAATGAACGATAGAAATTCTTCTATTCCATATTATTGCAATTATTCTTAAAACTGTTAATTTGTATGCTTGTTTATTGTTCTGCACTGGTTTGCTTGTTAttagactcacactaagcttctTAAGCTTACTCTCCTTTAATTTCTATCTTTGTAGATAACCCACCAGTTTAGGACGCGTACACGACATACAGAGGGTCTCAgcttgaaattattttattttatataaaagtattttagatttattatttggAATTTTTCGGTATTCAGAGActgcatattttatttttgaattgtgGCATGATACTTAGGATTTAAGTTTTTATAGCATGCATGACATTTAACTTGAATTTAGGAAGTTGAAATATGGGTTCTAAttatttatgcataaaatttgaTTGGGATTATGTTGAATATCACTTTTCCGTTGCATTATTACGTAAGTAGGCTTCGAAAAACATTTAAATTGCCAATCACTTttataaattaatcattaaaaacaacTAGTTTTGAAGCTGAATCACAAATATTTTTGAAACCTGCTAAGTTTCTTCAAAAAGTAAAATAGATGTTTTAAGCAACTATTTTTAAACTCCAATAGTTATGCAGGTCAATGTAATCTTTCGAATTCGAACTTAACGTTTAGGCTGGATTACAGATGTTACAATATTActtcatcattaattaaaatgtttttttccTATCTTTCTGATGCCATTGTCGACTAGATATGATTCAATATTTTCTCTTCAAAGAACCATTACTTCACTGCTTCATTCTTTTTGAAATCCTTCTAACTCATTAATCCTAACAATTTACATTCTTTTCACCagtgatttttttaaatagtaattGATTGAATCCTAACTATTACgtaaaatttaattagtatataaCTTTTAACTAATGAATCcttaaaatataattatcataACCTTTTTAATAGAACTAACCTTTGAAAAAACACTACgtatacttttttaaatataatttattttttcaacttgtttttaatttattaaaatttaaaagaactaTCATATactatttttaactaataaatataaattatattataactagTTTTCTACTTGTTGTATTTTAtagaaatattatttaaataacgtcatattaattaaaaatattaatgataaaaatataaacaacttaaaaaatatacttaagtttaaaatatagaataatatttaaaacaaaaaaaaatatacaaataattttaattgagaatttcaataaaatataaataagaatCACTGTTTCCTTTAGCATCATCAATGTTTGGcctaacaaataaaattttaaaattattgttacaACATTAATATAAAGTAATATtctaaaaacaatttatttttaaatgtttctaatttaTATTGTAAGaggtaaatatttttaaaaatatcattatatattacatattttttattcGTGCAATACATATATTTATTGTATGTATAAATTATTTGGAATATAATATATAGTTTTCTTAGAATGGAAAAATagttgataattttaaaatatgtaaatattttgtagatgttagtatttattttaaattaatgatttttggaagaaaaatattattaatagttgTATTTGATTTGAAATGTAATGACATGTTTCCATTAGATGTAACTAAAATTGAGTGAACATTACAAAAAAAGAATAGTAAGATTCTATTAAATTGGGTAGTCTATAAAGAAATGAAACTCCAAATTTCTCCATATATTGTGGGTTGGATACGCAAGAGTATAGTTAttgtattaaataaatattataataagtaAAAGTAGGAGTTGTATTTTGTATTAGTTGTAATTGATCCCACGATTAGCATTTAAGaggaataatatttatttaaagtaaaaagaaaaaatcataaCAATAAAAAGTAGAGGAATAGATAACATAATATGATTAAAACTATCTTACTATTAAATTAGATTCagcttttttatatattaataatttatgacattttttaaaaatattgttttaaaaatatataaacggataataaaatatttttagtaaaacattatattaaaaagTTAGAAttgatatttatgaaaatttataagcACTATCATTAAAAATTTGCTATGCAGTAAGAAATTAGGTTATTTATGTTAATTGGGAATCTAAAACCTTGTAATATAATATACTtccaatttaaaaatataatttgctAAATAAATTCATCAGATGGCATAATTTAAACAATATATAAGAATATATTAAATTTGTAAAACAAGGTTTATATATtgtaagtaaaataaatatatatgagtaatatGTTAACTTTTATTTTACTCTTTTAACATAAAAACTTTTTAATGTTAAGTATTGAATATATTAAACTTTTTATTTGGCTGGTTGATTGTAAACAACTTATGTATTGTACTCATAACTTAAAATTATTGATGAGAATAAATtgttgattaaaatataattacttaTATTTTCTTTCATGAAATTTATAATGGGTAACAACAATTACTcgtaaattattataatattttgttttcaGAACGATGAAGAGGAAAtaatattaatacataatttttttattttatatttaagggtaaaaattattaaaatatgtagataaaacatattatttacatatatCATTGTTATTATGTATTCAAtggatatattatttacatatgtctattgtataaataaataaatcatgtaACGGGACGTGTTGAGTGTAGAACCAACCAAAAATGGGGGATAAAGCATGGTTGCACAATATGGGCAATGACCGGAGAGAAAGTGGGTGAAACACTTTTTCGCTATGAGTTTCCTGACGACAAAATAATCACTTCTGTCAACAAAAGCCTGATTCCCTTTTCCCTCTTCCTCAGCAAGCaatattagttaattaaatgCTGTGAAATTAATACTATTCAGTCTGCTCTACTGACCCCCTCTGTCTACCCCTATCTCTAACCCTTTCTTGTAAATAGCCTCTTAatgcatttattatttttatttttatttcataaaattcattaagGAATTAGCTCACTGTCAATTTAAAGTCGCTAAAATTAATTTTCACTTTGCTTCCATAAAAGTGTTGAAAAACTTTACAACCATATATTTAGAGCCCAAACCTTATAGCCACatatttcaactttttatttgcttatttagcATTCATAAGTGCATTGTTAGTGACGTGAGCAAttctcactctttttttttttaaatatagataATTTAATGTAACGAAAGGAAATTTAACAAtgtttcaattattaaatataaaagatagAGAAACTAGTTTTTTAAGATTAAAAGTagaagaattaaatttaaatatgtgaatatgaattaGACTTGACACTGAATTTGTCCTACATACTTTATGTTcaagttataatttaatttaaagaaaatttgatgttgttaattggatttcaattattaaattaaaaatataaatagattaTGTTTCTTAGATTAAAAGTAAAGAGATGGAATTTAAATAtgtaaagtatagggactaaaaatattattaaacctAACACTTTCTTGATTGAATTTCTCCACGATGCTTCATGTACTTAAGTTTTTCAAGTTATAATATACTCGATTCAAAGCATGACTACACAAGTTTATGAACACAACCAAAATAATTCTTAAGATAAGGCCCAAAAGAAACATATCATCTTCTAAGAAAAAAAGTGGAACAAACTCGGCAGCAAAACAGCACACTCCTATAAAACCTTTGCTTTTAAATACGAAGGAagtgattgaattaaattatagagtaaaaatttaaaagttaatatatgttttaagtttatttatattttttacatttgaaatttaatttttttatttttattttgaggaatttagtttatctattttttaattttaaaaattcaactgTAAATGTTATCCCTATTAAAACTCTTCTGTTAAATTCATTGGTGtagcattttaaaataaaaaaaccattcATTTGATAGTGATGTAAGATTTAATGTTGATGTGgactttttttcttcttaaaatcACCCATTCGAAtttattatgataaataattttttttattagaacaGTGgctcttaagaaaaaaaaacatcaacattataattaaaatagataacAATACCAATTATTTAGAGTatctaatgacattataaaaatagGGGACTAAAATATGTCAGTGATTAAAGCATGTGAATTATATCCAAGTTTTAGCATAGTATAAGGGTTAAAGCTGAAGTTTGACCATTATCTTACACTGTTAAAAAAAGAAGAGTAAGACAAATAAAAAAGTTGTGTATATTTTTAAGACCctttaaagaatttaaattatatataaccatataatgttttaattaaaaagttaataatattaactatttggacttGCTAATAACATTAGAAAATtataatgacaaaattaaaaattaaaatatagaaatttaaatttaaatttaggcattataaaagaactaaaattaaaagttatCACTCTATATTGCGAAGGAAAAAAAGGTCATACACTTTTAAAATAAGTACATGTGTCTCATGCCAAATGAGATGGACACTCTTTTAATATGTAAGCAttagtgaaaatttttaaaatgagaattataagaattaaaatgattttaactattaaattaaaataaatggttttaagtgttagattttatatttatcttaccttattaaaataaaaccaaaaacactcaatctttttcttctttttttttccttttcatcttGTGATTAAAGCATCAAggtgaaatttttttttggataatatttactttcaaatttaatttctaaatttttgagaaaaaaattggaaTTGAAAGCAAGATATTAGGGTTATTAAGATGAATCGATTTGTTTATTaggtatttttttctttattaaaaaattggTCAACCAtttcattctaaaaaaaattgagattttctCATCGATTGAGTAAAAAGTGAGTACATAAAATCAACCaagaaaaaaatctcaattttttaaaatgaaatgatCGCCCAATTTTTTCAATCCAGAATAACAAATACCTAATACACAGATTGATTAATCTTAGTAACTCTAATATCTTATTTTCCATtgcaattttttctttaaaaaaatctgaaagtaaaaattatccaaaaaaatttcACCCTAAAACTTGAATTACATAGTGAAAAGAAAAACGAAGGGAAAGATAGGATGTTGTTggatttattttaataaggtgaaataaatacaaaatttaagaCTTGAAACCATATATTTTGACGTAATAGCTAAAATCATTTTAATTCCCAATGTTCTCATTTTAAAAGCTCTCGTTATAGTTGTCACTATAAATATACTCATATTATTGAGACAAACTAAAAATCAGAGAGAAAGCCAAAAATACTATTAATGAAGGGAgctaaaattgaaatatattagTGCCATCTCATGACCCAAATGCAACTTCAACTATAATTCACTTTTGCAATTGGTTGCTAtgcaattttccatttttattggCGTTTGTTTGATTGGAAAATCTTCGATTAATTCTTCCAACTCTTTTAGGATTCTTAATAGTAATTTAATAGATTGTAACATGAGGAAAATCATTCAAATGAGATAACTAAGTTCAACTTTAGGACACTTAAATGTTCAACAATTACCGAAACATATCAAAAGATCCAAACATGATATTTAACCATGTGACTCAACTTAGGTGTGCTTTTAACCTTTTACAAGCAAAAGAACAAAAATACGGTCTAACTGAGTCATTGAATCTTAGATGCTTCACCACTCCTCTAATTTATCAAAACCTGTTAGAACCTGTGCAGAGAAACAAACAAAAGCTAAtgacatttattcacatatcaaTGAATCAATATGTGAATGCCCAATCACATCATCATTGATAGGATGGTTCTTCCTAACTCTAGAAGAAGCTTGTACCTGTTTATCATTGTGAATTTGATTAGCTTCCCCATCAACTTCCTTACTCTCATGAATTTCTTCCTCAAGTTCCCCAATAACTTGCTCAGTGCCTAAAGCAGTGGGCACTAAATCAGGCACTAATTTTGTCATTCATTCATCCTTATCTCCCATAGACTTCTATGTTGACTCATCATTGATATTAGCATTGATAGACTCCAAAACCTTCCGAGTTCTTTTGTTGTACACATAAAATGCTTTGCTAGTATCGAGTACCCCAAGAAAACTCCTTTATCACTATTAGCATCGAACTTTCCTTAATGACCTTTATCCCTGAGAATTTAACAGGTACTCCTAAAAACATGAAAAGTAATTCACATTTCGCTTCCTTCCTTTCCACATCTCATAATGAGTCGTGTGTCTTCATTCTCAAACTCTCAACCATGATGACTTTTGATTTTCACAATGGTTCCAATGTTCTAGATCAATTATAATCAATCTTCCTAGTAAAGTAGGAAGATAATTAACATAGTGAATATCTTCAATACGTCCAAAATAAGTCTTCAGACATTCAGGATATATCACTAAGTTACTTGATCGAATCCATTCTCCTTAAAATAGGGATAGTGGATTTGCTCGATTCAGTCCTAACTAATTTTCAGGATATATTTTTGTAAAAGGTTTGGTCTTTAGATATAGCTTGTACACGCCCAATAAATTAGTAAAGATCGCAACCTAAagatatttatttacaaaaattatcaaCTTCAAATATAACGAGTTATGAAGCTGAGCAATGCTAGAAAGTAGACCTCAACATATCTATCCAAGTGCATTTTGAGTCCTATTTATAATAACTCTCTTGTCTTAAATACAACTAACCAAATGAATAGTCacatcttttaaaaataaatataattattcaatggATGTATACTTGGATAAGCATTACtctttttattaattaagtaatataACTTTTGGTATTTAAGaaacataatttatcattataaataataataattcttaatt
Protein-coding sequences here:
- the LOC107886634 gene encoding zinc finger protein JAGGED isoform X2 translates to MRPEKNPLDLNNLPDEYTRDGKQVFEEGSSGYRTKKSGGRDGKDECGKVYECRFCSLKFCKSQALGGHMNRHRQERETETLNRARQLVFSNDNLATPGNPGYHPSYHPAGNLGDPTLPFRTFCPPRLFSASSNLMPPTPILQPPQPYLQPSPSRLSSSHLPQYPAHSVNDYYVGHALGSSTLSHSQYHPQNLNYLGVSDSNYTCIGAPVGNGFGHGSTRGADLIGSGRVASGFRDVTQKHLDHPPTNRFQDGF
- the LOC107886634 gene encoding zinc finger protein JAGGED isoform X1, yielding MRPEKNPLDLNNLPDEYTRDGKQVFEEGSSAGYRTKKSGGRDGKDECGKVYECRFCSLKFCKSQALGGHMNRHRQERETETLNRARQLVFSNDNLATPGNPGYHPSYHPAGNLGDPTLPFRTFCPPRLFSASSNLMPPTPILQPPQPYLQPSPSRLSSSHLPQYPAHSVNDYYVGHALGSSTLSHSQYHPQNLNYLGVSDSNYTCIGAPVGNGFGHGSTRGADLIGSGRVASGFRDVTQKHLDHPPTNRFQDGF